One genomic segment of Clavelina lepadiformis chromosome 3, kaClaLepa1.1, whole genome shotgun sequence includes these proteins:
- the LOC143448462 gene encoding uncharacterized protein LOC143448462 yields MKVICAGYSKTGTKSMQAALTELGYNVYDYMENFAYLYDDWMKILKEGGTTEDFRRMFENVDAVTDLPCYYFWDEIHKAFPEAKIILTTRDNEDIWATSLRNQFKAQETSIFSLIWLLSPTMMRMHKFGKHVIMTGLGINMKFNFFGPRPLNIDLARMKYRRHNAHVLQEAPKDKLLVFNVKEGWEPLCTFLGVEVPSKPFPKRNVNADIVNELREKDPSLKRARRELAVITSLFLLSCAGIGLTFARKSPFYFWHEKLICLPKLFWG; encoded by the exons ATGAAAGTCATTTGCGCGGGATATTCAAAGACCGGCACCAAGTCAATGCAGGCCGCTCTGACCGAGCTTGGCTACAATGTTTATGATTACATGGAAAACTTCGCCTACCTCTACGATGACTGGATGAAGATACTAAAAGAAGGGGGAACTACTGAAGACTTTCGTCGAATGTTCGAGAATGTCGACGCCGTTACCGACCTTCCTTGCTATTATTTTTGGGATGAAATCCATAAAGCGTTTCCAGAAGCAAAG ATTATCCTGACTACGAGAGACAATGAAGATATTTGGGCTACCAGCTTGCGCAATCAATTCAAGGCGCAGGAAACATCAATCTTTTCTTTAATATGGTTGCTCTCGCCTACCATGATGAGAATGCATAAGTTTGGAAAGCACGTCA TAATGACTGGACTTGGTATAAACatgaaattcaattttttcgGGCCAAGGCCTCTAAACATCGACTTGGCAAGAATGAAATACAGAAGACACAATGCTCATGTATTGCAG GAGGCCCCAAAGGACAAACTGCTGGTATTCAATGTCAAGGAAGGTTGGGAACCGCTTTGTACGTTTCTTGGAGTTGAGGTTCCTTCCAAACCTTTCCCGAAAAGAAACGTGAACGCAGATATAGTGAATGAGCTTCGGGAAAAAGACCCGTCTCTGAAGCGAGCAAGACGCGAATTGGCTGTGATAACGTCGCTTTTTCTGTTATCATGTGCTGGAATTGGTTTGACCTTTGCGAGGAAGTCACCCTTTTACTTCTGGCATGAAAAACTTATCTGTCTCCCGAAATTATTTTGGGGATAA